Genomic segment of Deltaproteobacteria bacterium GWC2_65_14:
AGAGAGGCCGGGGGCCAGCAGGATGCCGAACAGGATCAGCGGTACGGCAAGGTAGCGCAACGTGGCCTCCCGGGACATTATACCCGGATGAGGCAAACCTGCAACAGTTCCGGAGGTGCGCGAAAACAGGGGGGGAGTGGCCCGGTTCCCGGGCCACTCGGGTGGGGTTTCAGGCAGTTACCGGTATGGCTTCGGGGGATTCCCCCGCGGCAACGCGTCTCTCGTCGAAACCGGAAGATCCGGCGGCCGCCAGGTATTCCGTCAGATCGTGGTTCACCGTGTGCCCCGGCCGGACCGCGACGAAAGAGCCCCGCAGCGACCGCCCCAGCAGCGCGATGTCCCCGAGGAAATCAAGCAGCTTGTGCCGGGCGAACTCGTCCGGGAACCGCAGCCCTTCCGTATTGTGCACGTCGGCTCCGTCGACCACGATGGCGTTGTCGAGCGAACCGCCGCGTGCAAGTCCAACCGATCGGAGCGCCTCGATCTGCTCCCGCAGCACGAACGTTCGGGCCGGGGCGATCTCCCGGAGGAAGTTCTCCGGGGTCTGGGTGTACTTCGCCCACTGCCGCCCGATCGCAGTTCCGGGGAAATCGACCGTGACCAGGATCTCCAGATCCACGGAGGGTGCCATGGTGATCATCGATCCGTTCCGGCGGATCCGGTCGTTCTCGAAGATCCGGAGGTACCTTCTCCGGGCGGGCTGCGCGGCGGATCCCGCGGAGGCGATCCCCTTCGCGATCGCCAGCCCGCTCCCGTCCAGGATCGGCAGCTCGGGAGCGTTCACCTCGACCACCGCGTTGTCGATCTCCATGCCGAACAGGGCGGCCATGAAATGCTCGACGGTCGCAATCCTCACCCCGTCGCTGGAGAGCACGGTCGCATAGGCGGTCTCCGCCACGTTCTCGACCGAGGCGGGGATTTCCGCCCCGACATCGGTTCGGCGGAACAGGATTCCGGTACCGGGCGCCGCCGGGAGGATCCGGGCCGCCGAGGGAACGCCGGAGTGGAGCCCCACCCCGGAAAACTCGACCGGCCGTGAAATCGTATGCTGGAATTGCCTCATCCGGACCTCTCCCGGTCTCTTTCAAGGAAGGTGATGCAATCCGCATGCCGTTTTTAGTTGGAAGGGAAACCCATTCATTTCAGGAAGATAGTTCATCGGGATTCCGGGGGAACCGGGCGGGTGTTGCATCACTGCAACACGGAATGTCGTTGGAAATCCACAACCTCTATTTTCGGAAGAGCCAGAACAGGAGGGAGAGCACGATACTGACCAGAACGCAGGTGACGATCGGGAAATGGAAGGTGAAATTCTCCCGCCGGACCGTGATGTCGCCCGGAAGTTTCCCGATCCATCCGACCTTGTCCGTCAGGAGCAGGAGAAGCCCCATCCCCGCGACCGCCAGTCCGGCGATCAGCAGGATCTTCCCGAACCCGGCCATCCCGAAAATCTCCCCTACCGCCCCCCGAAGACCGTCTTCAGCAGATCGGTGACTCTCGCCGCCGGATCGGTCCGGATCTTCTTCTCCTCCTGTGCCACCATATAAAAGAGGCCGTCGAGCGACTTGTTCGTGACGTAATGGTCAAGATCGAGCGACTCGGCGCTGGTGAACGGCAGCGCGGTGTACCGCCCCATCATCTCCTTGTAGCTCCGTGTCGTCCCGGCCTCGTCCATGCCGGAGGAGACGATCGGCTTGAATTCCTCCACGCCCAGCACGTCGATGATTCACCCGTCCCCGAACAAACCCTCCTGCTGCGGGGAGCGCTTGGGAGGGGTCACCCCGAGGTGCCGGTAGGCGGCGGGCGTGGCCACCCTGCCCCTCGGCGTGCGCTTGAGGAACCCCTGCTGGATGAGGAACGGCTCGTA
This window contains:
- a CDS encoding UDP-3-O-[3-hydroxymyristoyl] N-acetylglucosamine deacetylase, which gives rise to MRQFQHTISRPVEFSGVGLHSGVPSAARILPAAPGTGILFRRTDVGAEIPASVENVAETAYATVLSSDGVRIATVEHFMAALFGMEIDNAVVEVNAPELPILDGSGLAIAKGIASAGSAAQPARRRYLRIFENDRIRRNGSMITMAPSVDLEILVTVDFPGTAIGRQWAKYTQTPENFLREIAPARTFVLREQIEALRSVGLARGGSLDNAIVVDGADVHNTEGLRFPDEFARHKLLDFLGDIALLGRSLRGSFVAVRPGHTVNHDLTEYLAAAGSSGFDERRVAAGESPEAIPVTA